Part of the Betta splendens chromosome 17, fBetSpl5.4, whole genome shotgun sequence genome, AGACAGTTTCAAATATGCAGGATTTTACAGCAACGGTGATTACTTTGGCATTAGTGCATAGGTGCAGTTCTAGATACCGGAGGGATGCGCACACATTCTTTGATATATTAACTAGCGTCATGTTGGGCAGCAGGATCAGCTTAGCTCCACAGTCCCTTCGATGTCAGTGGATCGGCTGCTGGCTCCATCAGTGGGTTCCTGATCTTTACCTGAGTGTTTTTCTCTGATACGCCTCCTGAACAGTCTCCTCCTCGTGGCCCTCAAGTCAAACGTATGTGTCAGGGCACCGCAGCTCCTCGCTAATGACGGGGTCATTGAGGCGCTGCCTAAACCAGTTCCCGGGCTCTTCGTGGTGAACGGCGGCGTCAAAAGGGGCTAGTGTGTCTTGCAAATGTGCAACAGTTTAAACAAGTTAAAGACCTGTTTAGCTCCAAGTTCCATCAGATGTCAACAatccttcctctcctcacatcctcctcaGCTGAAAGTGGGAGAAAGGACTCAGAGAATGACATTATCTCCAGTATAAACTATTACCCCAGTAATCGCATTGCTAATTCTGAAGCTACCACGTGCTGCTGATTCATTTTGATCAACAGTTCTGTCTTAAAGTTTCCTCGTTCAATCACAGTTCAGTTTAAAGCATTTATGCTGACAAATCCATGTTTACTCACAGGACACAAGTCACATGCTGTCATCTCATTACCTGAATCTTGTGAGGTTGCTCTAATCTCTCAGAAGCATCTAAAGAAGAACCTGTGGGGGGGAAAAACAACAAGTTTGCCTTTTGAGTGAATAGGTGCAGAACCCTGAGTGTTTCGAGCGCTACCTGAGACTGGTCGATCACCAGCCAGCGCTCTGTACTTTTCTGCATGTCCTGTCCACTCAGAGGCTCCCGCAGTCGGATCTTGACCTCAACGCGACCTCCCGTGGCCTTGCGACCGTCCATCACCTGATGCGAGAAGCACATGAAGTCATGATgtttgcagaaacaacaaggtTCCCAGGTTAATCACTATAAGATACAAAAATCAACAGTGTGAGTTTCTAAATTCCATGTCTGTCTTTGTACCTCTACGATCTCCCTGATTTCACTCTGTGACTCTAGCTTGTCCAGCTTCACGAGAGCCGTCCCGATGGGCTTGTCGCTCCGCAGGAAGCCTCTGAGAACAAAACAACAGTGTCACACTTCACTGCAGTCGCCAACGTTACACCACTGCAGATGGTGAGAAATCATCACAGCAGGAAATGGGGCATGTAGAATCAAACAGTTAATTGCATCCAGgatgtttctgtgcagtgagAGCGCGAGCATCAGTCTGCGACTCACCctttgtgcagcagctccagtttgaTACCTTTAGATGTCACCACCCTCCTGAAGCCGCGGTGATTTCGATTGATAGACAATGTGAAACTCTGGTTGTATTCTGGTTAGAAATGTTACAGTTTTAGATTCACACTACATTCATTTATTGGTTTTGCACAGAAAAATCTCATGAACCAGGTTTTGAGTCCTCACCTGGGGAGTTGGTGTTTTTGATAACTGCCGTTTTGTGTTTCTGAGGCTGCTCCTGGTGGGGACAAAAAGTCATTTCTATACTTTCTCATCAGCCATTAGAAGAAAAAGCACAGGCTTAGTCTGAACTTACTGCACTCGGGTAAGGGAAGTCAAACTTGATGAAAGCATCCAGATAGTTTGGTTGCATTCCTGTGAAGAAGTGtcacaaaacaaagtcaaaaaaTCTGTGAGATCACAAACACGAGAGGCTTAAAGATACTTTATGTTGTGAAGCCATTTAATGGTCTTTAAAAGCAGAGCTGATTATGTCTTTATTTACCACTTGGTGCTGGTAGATTCATCCCTTTGACAATAACGATGACCATCTCAGTACTGCTGAGGTCCGGAAAGATTCTGATTTGGTTTGGAAGGCAGGCAGAAGTAAGAAATGTGAGGGAGAAAAGACAGTGGGCATCAATGAGAAGCATTAGTTATAAGGCAATGATTTAGTCCTATGAGGAAAATGATGAGTATGATGAGTCCAAAGTCACAAACTTAGGTTGATTTTTTTAGAAAGACCTTTTGCCACTGTGCTCCCGCTGTAGCTGGCAGCTCCTTCCTTACTGAGACCAAGCTTGTTATTTGTAGTGTACGTGTTCTAGTTGTAGATGGTGTGAACAGACCCACCTGACAGTTTGAAACGACCTCTCCTCAAAGTGATGTTTAGGAGGAGGCAGACCCCTCGACTGAGCCAGCTTCAGGACCTCCAGACTCTTCTTACAACTCTCAgccagcttctcaaacctgggagacacacacacctgagcactGATCCCAGCCTGAACTCAGCCATCACAGCTCCAAGGCTCCGTTCTTACCCCAACGGAAAGCAGGGCTGAATTTAAATGTTATAACAACATATAACAAAGAAAACCGTTAGGGGAGACGTGGGATCTTACTTTGTAGTTTCAGAGACATTCCCCAGGTGTGTGAATTGCTTAGAGTAGGTCAAACATTTCTGAAAGTTGGAAAGGAAGGAGAAATGACAAACATCCAAGGACAAAATGCGTGACAGTAAAACCAGACTGAAAACCGTGTTTATCTGAATTTGTTTGGAGACATTATATTTGAGCGCTAAACATCTTCACCTCGTACTGTTCTTTGAGGATCTTGGCCAGCTGTGTGTAAACCTCGTCTGCTTTGTCCGAGCTCTGAACGTCGCTGTGGTGAACCAGGATGAAGTCCTCGTCTTCATCACCAGGAGGCGACGGCACCTGAAGGTAAAAGTAGATTCCAGGTGTCCTATCACATTGTTCTCGCATCTGTGATCCCTTTTCTCAGGTATCACTTTGTTAGAAAAGGCtagatttaaattaaataacgAAGGCTGGATCTACGCTCTGCTCACTGTGCTGATGTCCACTGTTTTCCCGCTGCGTGCGGCTTCGATTATTGGGTCGAAGCTTTTGGCGGTGCGGAGGAGAACCTTCGCCTGCTCCATGTCCTTCTTCTGCTTCGCCTGCACGGCCGCCTTCATGTACTGCTTCTTCCGACCTTCCAGGAACTCCAGCTGCTGAACTGCTACAGAAGCGTCGCACAAAATAACACTCAGCTTTCATCTAACTAAAAGGAGATTTAACATGAACTACAGCAACAAATATCCAGTCCAAGAGGCAGCTGCTTTAAAGCGACCTGTTGGTGGAAGATCTTCTCTGGCGACAGTTTTCTCAGGCGAAGCTGCAAGCGTGCTTCTCTGTGCTTGCGCTGTAGGGGGGACGGCCAGCGTGGGCTTCTTTGGTTTTTTTGAAACAGCAGGTTTAGACTACAACAAGAATAAGACACTGAATAAACCCTCAGAACATTCCAGTAAAAAGCATCTCATGACGCAGACAGCCCACCTCTTCCACCGCTTCCTCATCATCGTCTTCGTCCGGTTCTTCGGCAGCATCAGTGGTGGCGAGTTTATCGGCCGCCTCCAGAGCAGCAACAAATCCCTGCTCAGCTGTCGAGGCCTTCTGACCCGGGAGCGGACCGAACCCTGCGACATATGACACAATGCTCACCAGAGGTCAGAAACACCGAACCTGTGTGGAGATACTGCACGAGGCATGAATCTCACCGGGGGGAACCGGCAGCTCGTCGAAGTCCACGGCTTTTCCTGCTTTGTGAGATCTGATGGCACTCTGGTATTGCTGCAAACATAATTGTCTAAGTATAAGTAGAAGTAATTTACAAACGTGGCTTTTGTCAACTTTGTTTACAGGACTAAGAGGAGGAACCAACAAAGGGCTTGGCTCTGTTCTTTTTTATTATAACCCCTGTACCATGATTCTACTGAGTGTCTGGTTGCTGCAAACCTTAGCGATACGATCATGCATCCGGGCCTTGCGTTCGTCTCCGCTGGCTTTAGCCTGAGTCGCTGCCTCCACGTACTTGGCTCGTCTCTGTTCGAGGGCCTCCAGCACGTCTTTGGGAGCTGCAGGGACTGGCTGTGAAGCAGGAGCTAAGGgaacaaaacaataatttaattattatttgtttgtattttcgCAGTTAGATTTAAACGTTTGCGAGCTCATGGAACTGAGACAGTGATTTCAGTTGGCTGTTAATGGATTGTGTGGTCATTGTTGGTCATCATCAGCACCGTTACCAGTAGAGTGTGTACATGTTTTCACTTAGTTTTCTATTTCTAATTGTGTAGAGCTGCAAACAGAAACGCGTTAACGACCAaacatgtgacacaaacacaaaccactaCACTCATGTCAAAATAATGGAACGATGTCtacctgaggctgcagctggttgAGGGGTTGTTGTGTTTTGCCCAGGGGAAACATCGCTCCCTGCAGTGGAGCTTCCTCCTGACGAACAGACACAGTATAGAGTTCAACAACATTCCTATTTCATTTTCTGGTGCAATTTATCTTCCTTTTTATGCACATAACCATGGAAAGTCAGTTTGTATGAAGGTTTGTCTGCTTGTGTACAACCTGCGTGTTCCTCACCCTGCTCTGGAGACGGCGGGAGGCCACTCAGGTCAACTGCTTGTCCTTTCTCCAACGCCTCGATCACTGCATCGaacatctgcccccccccccaaaaaaggaCACATAATGATGGTCTTTGTCCACGCTGTAATGGTGTCACATGGTGGACATAGCTGAATGAATAACTGCAATAAGAATGTGAAGCAGCGGCTCCCAACTCACGAACTAGAATATGAAATTGATACAAACCAGAAGAAACAGGGCGTTATTTATTTTGATCCTCAATTAGCCCATTGTGGAGCATAAATATAACACAGTATCAACATATTACGCAAGTGTATTATATTTAATTCTAAAATAAACTGTGATTTATGCTTTGGAGATCAAACAATGTCAGTTTCAGCTGATAATTGCTAGCTTCCTTCTTAAATTTAAGACTTAGATATCCTGTGTAGAAAAACACCATTGATACAAATCCCTGCAGTCCTTTTTACCTTGCAGGTCTTCATGTAACCCTTAGCTTGCTCCACGTCTCCCTGCTTCTTGGCTCTCAGCGCTGCTATCCTGTATTCTTTCTGTCGCTCCAAAAGCATCGTCTTGGTCGCCTCGTTTGCTGTGAAATCACGGGTCAGAAAGTCACAAAACCTACCACAGTGAAAAGCCACATTCATCTATTCACAACAGAAATGTAGTAAAGCATTCCGAGACAAACTGACCGtccctgtgaggagcctgaggctgctgagcagcttcctctgtctgctcctctgGACTAGAGAGGCTGCTCAGACTGGGTGCACTGGTAGAGCACTGCTGGTCACTGGTGGGCGTGATGACTTCAGGTGGTGCTGTTGTGCCCTCTGATTCCACCTCTTGACCTGAAGTAGCGCAGTCAGTTCTCTTGGGTACTGGGGGAGGGGGTCGTGCAGGAACAGGAGGTTGGGGGGCGGCACTCGGCGCTCCGGTGGCAACAGGTGGAGGCATTTCAGCCTCGTTTATTGGCTTCCCTTTTTTCACACAACCCAACATCGTCTCCAAAGTCTGTGGAGCGTGAAGAAGCAATTAACGCAAAACAAGTTtcagacataaataaaaacaaaatgacaagatATGAGGAAGAAATATAtgataatatatgatatgataataGAAGCATCTTAAAGTGTTGAAAAAGTTTATGTCTTATGTGTCTCAACAGTGTGATCAGACACATGAACACCAGAAGAAAGACCGGCTCTTGTCTTTTTACATATCTGTGGCTTTTGGTCATGTCTGCAAGTGCTGCTCATGATTTACATAGATTTTAGTTTTAAAAGTAATTACTGTGTCTTCTTCTGAATAATGACACACTGTATCACCGGTTCTAGACAACACACTGGCTGCCAAATGCTGAGCCCAGaggctgtctgtgtgtctgacaatCATAATTTATTGTGCTTCTTTGGTGCTGAGGTGAACAGTGGGCTGTCTATGTCTTGAGCATTCATACGATCTCATGAGAAGTACTCTGACATGGAGTATGTTTGCTGAAGCAGTCTGAAAGATAATAGATTTTATTGTTTACCGAAGATGTTGAAAAAGTATTAAGAAATCGAGTAACACATTCTAGATTTGGGTCTGTTACAGAGGTATATTATGATATACCCACTGTATTACAAATTAAGTTTTTTTATGAggataaaaatatttattatgcaaaaacattaaaactgtaATTCTGCCCTTTGAGCAAATAGTGTCACCCACCTTTAAGCCACGATCAAACCTCCTGGCTTTGGAGGTGTCTCCTGTGGTCTTGGCGTTTTGTAAAGCCGTCCTGTACATGGCTACTCTCTCCTCCAGGGTGTGCTGGAGGCTGCCAGGGGCCGCTGAGGAGACCTTCACTTCCTGATGCTAAAAAGTACAACATTGTGGTGTTGACATTCAGTTATTTAAAATgacgcacgtgcgcgcgcgcgcacacacacacacacacacacacacacacacacacacacacacacacacacacacacacacacacacacacacacacacttttgaaaAAGCCGGAAACACAAGCAGGATCAGGTATCAGGAAATGCATTTACAGGTATGCGCAGGCTTACAGGAAAAAGCAGAGTCAAGTGTATGTCCTGGCCACAATATCTTGAAATTTTTATATAAAGATAACATTTTAATCAACGATAAAATCCTCAGATTAAAGTTTGAAAATCAGGCAGCAGATGTCAGCCAGCAGCAAGGGGGCGTGTGTTAAAGTGGCTTGTGTCTACTTCAAAGCAGAGACAAAACAGCGTGTGCTGAACTGTACCTGCAGCGATGGGGACTCTGGGGTTTCAGCTGTAGCAGAGGATGTGGAGGGAAGAGTAGTGGCATCTTCTGCGTCCCCCTCACCCACCACATCCTGTAGCTCCGCCTGAAGGGGAAGAAATACAGAGCAACAGTCAACTGTGATTGTTGtctgtttgtgattgttttgtAAAATGTGACAATGAGGTTAGGTGAGTAAAAACTCCTGTTAGTTTTACTTACTTAACTTCACCTGTTAGGTATATTTTGTTGGCTATCAATTGTTGGACATGGACATAGTATTTGCAGAGCTACTAAAATGTATTTAGTAGCAAATGTAGTGTACTGAAAACACATCTATGTCTAGTAAGAAGGACTATGACATCAGCACACAGTAAGAACAGAAGTTAACATAGACAAACACTAACCAACAGatcttcatcatcctccagatcatcatcatcatcgtcatctgCTTCTCTCATACACTCATCGGCCATTTTTGCAATATCCTCCATGGGCAGTGGGGCTGCAACATCAGCATGTCATAATGTTTCTCTTGTCCACAAACTGTAACTGTATCTCACAAAGGGCTAACAACACAGTTATCTGCAGCTCTCACAAAGTTAAAGCATTTTTATGATACAAAACGTTGGCCTGGGTTTGTGATCAAAAACTTATAGTACTAGAGAAGATAATTTAAATAGTCCCTGTAGAATCCATGGACAGAGGGAAAGTGCACTTTGGGAAGGGGTTCTTTATTTTGTAGGAGAACAATTCTTCAAACACTATTTGTATTCAGTACATTATTTCTGATGTCTGCTTTGATTAGGTTTTAATGTATGAAATATTCAAACGAGTATCTTCAGCCGATATACAATATTGTGTAATATTCAATCGAGTCTCTGACCTTTACCCTAACCTTTGTCCAATCATGACAGACACAAACTCTTCCCCAGACTTGTTTACTGTAACTCACCCTTCCCCTTCGGCTTGACTTGTCCCCTGGCAACAGGCTTATGTCCAGTGATTGCAGCAAGTTCAGCCTCCAGGTCCTGGTCGTTGAGGTTCTCCTCCACACCCATCATCATGTCCTCCGAG contains:
- the cc2d1b gene encoding coiled-coil and C2 domain-containing protein 1B isoform X1 yields the protein MFGKKKKAPQPRGQGAAAAKQMGLFVDLDSEDMMMGVEENLNDQDLEAELAAITGHKPVARGQVKPKGKAPLPMEDIAKMADECMREADDDDDDDLEDDEDLLAELQDVVGEGDAEDATTLPSTSSATAETPESPSLQHQEVKVSSAAPGSLQHTLEERVAMYRTALQNAKTTGDTSKARRFDRGLKTLETMLGCVKKGKPINEAEMPPPVATGAPSAAPQPPVPARPPPPVPKRTDCATSGQEVESEGTTAPPEVITPTSDQQCSTSAPSLSSLSSPEEQTEEAAQQPQAPHRDANEATKTMLLERQKEYRIAALRAKKQGDVEQAKGYMKTCKMFDAVIEALEKGQAVDLSGLPPSPEQGGSSTAGSDVSPGQNTTTPQPAAASAPASQPVPAAPKDVLEALEQRRAKYVEAATQAKASGDERKARMHDRIAKQYQSAIRSHKAGKAVDFDELPVPPGFGPLPGQKASTAEQGFVAALEAADKLATTDAAEEPDEDDDEEAVEESKPAVSKKPKKPTLAVPPTAQAQRSTLAASPEKTVAREDLPPTAVQQLEFLEGRKKQYMKAAVQAKQKKDMEQAKVLLRTAKSFDPIIEAARSGKTVDISTVPSPPGDEDEDFILVHHSDVQSSDKADEVYTQLAKILKEQYEKCLTYSKQFTHLGNVSETTKFEKLAESCKKSLEVLKLAQSRGLPPPKHHFEERSFQTVRIFPDLSSTEMVIVIVKGMNLPAPSGMQPNYLDAFIKFDFPYPSAEQPQKHKTAVIKNTNSPEYNQSFTLSINRNHRGFRRVVTSKGIKLELLHKGGFLRSDKPIGTALVKLDKLESQSEIREIVEVMDGRKATGGRVEVKIRLREPLSGQDMQKSTERWLVIDQSQVLL
- the cc2d1b gene encoding coiled-coil and C2 domain-containing protein 1B isoform X2 yields the protein MFGKKKKAPQPRGQGAAAAKQMGLFVDLDSEDMMMGVEENLNDQDLEAELAAITGHKPVARGQVKPKGKAPLPMEDIAKMADECMREADDDDDDDLEDDEDLLAELQDVVGEGDAEDATTLPSTSSATAETPESPSLQHQEVKVSSAAPGSLQHTLEERVAMYRTALQNAKTTGDTSKARRFDRGLKTLETMLGCVKKGKPINEAEMPPPVATGAPSAAPQPPVPARPPPPVPKRTDCATSGQEVESEGTTAPPEVITPTSDQQCSTSAPSLSSLSSPEEQTEEAAQQPQAPHRDANEATKTMLLERQKEYRIAALRAKKQGDVEQAKGYMKTCKMFDAVIEALEKGQAVDLSGLPPSPEQGGSSTAGSDVSPGQNTTTPQPAAASAPASQPVPAAPKDVLEALEQRRAKYVEAATQAKASGDERKARMHDRIAKQYQSAIRSHKAGKAVDFDELPVPPGFGPLPGQKASTAEQGFVAALEAADKLATTDAAEEPDEDDDEEAVEESKPAVSKKPKKPTLAVPPTAQAQRSTLAASPEKTVAREDLPPTVQQLEFLEGRKKQYMKAAVQAKQKKDMEQAKVLLRTAKSFDPIIEAARSGKTVDISTVPSPPGDEDEDFILVHHSDVQSSDKADEVYTQLAKILKEQYEKCLTYSKQFTHLGNVSETTKFEKLAESCKKSLEVLKLAQSRGLPPPKHHFEERSFQTVRIFPDLSSTEMVIVIVKGMNLPAPSGMQPNYLDAFIKFDFPYPSAEQPQKHKTAVIKNTNSPEYNQSFTLSINRNHRGFRRVVTSKGIKLELLHKGGFLRSDKPIGTALVKLDKLESQSEIREIVEVMDGRKATGGRVEVKIRLREPLSGQDMQKSTERWLVIDQSQVLL